A genomic window from Brevibacillus agri includes:
- the pcp gene encoding pyroglutamyl-peptidase I: protein MKTILVTGFDPFGGEPINPAWESVKRLADVRSERYRIETRQVPTVFGKSIELLQQAIRETEPDLVFCIGQAGGRPDITVERVAINVNDARIPDNEGNQPIDTPIVEGGPAAYWSTLPIKAMVKEMRANGIPASVSQTAGTFVCNHLFYGLMHTLAQQNAAIRGGFLHIPYLPEQAAKHPGQPSMSVETIAKGLQVAIETAVRLEQDIVEGGGQIS from the coding sequence ATGAAAACCATTTTGGTAACAGGCTTTGACCCATTTGGCGGCGAGCCGATCAACCCGGCGTGGGAATCGGTCAAGCGACTGGCTGACGTCCGGTCGGAACGGTATCGCATCGAAACAAGACAAGTGCCAACGGTGTTCGGCAAGTCCATCGAGCTTTTGCAGCAAGCGATTCGCGAGACGGAACCTGATCTCGTGTTCTGCATTGGACAGGCTGGCGGCCGGCCGGACATTACCGTCGAGCGCGTGGCGATCAATGTTAACGATGCGCGGATTCCCGACAACGAAGGAAACCAGCCGATCGACACCCCGATTGTGGAAGGCGGGCCAGCGGCTTACTGGTCCACGCTGCCGATCAAAGCGATGGTCAAGGAAATGAGGGCGAACGGCATTCCCGCTTCCGTTTCCCAAACGGCAGGAACGTTTGTGTGCAACCACCTTTTTTACGGACTGATGCATACGCTCGCGCAGCAAAACGCGGCGATCCGCGGCGGCTTTCTCCACATTCCGTACTTGCCCGAGCAGGCAGCGAAGCACCCCGGCCAGCCGAGCATGTCGGTGGAGACGATCGCCAAAGGACTGCAAGTCGCGATCGAAACAGCGGTGCGCCTGGAGCAAGACATCGTCGAAGGCGGCGGACAAATCAGCTAA
- a CDS encoding IclR family transcriptional regulator: MIQNQNKTVVKSMELLNLFIDHDRLSLNEMVELTNMPKTSIHRMIGSLEGMGFLQRGEDGKFSLGLLFLQFGQLVSERLDIRQLALPVMSALRDEVEEAVNLIVRDGKEAIYIEKLDTPHPVRLYTKIGRRSPLYAGACSRIILSFLEEKEREQYLREVELAPIGRGTITDRDELRKAVADAREKGYTISYSELENDTVAVAAPIFDHMGRLHAGISIAGPQERFTEERLPTLIAHLTAAAERISTALGWRRARRS; the protein is encoded by the coding sequence ATGATACAAAACCAGAACAAAACGGTCGTGAAGTCGATGGAGCTGCTCAATCTGTTCATCGACCACGACAGATTGAGCTTGAACGAGATGGTCGAGCTGACGAACATGCCGAAAACGTCGATCCATCGCATGATCGGCTCGCTCGAAGGAATGGGCTTTTTGCAGAGGGGCGAGGACGGCAAATTTTCGCTCGGGCTGTTGTTTTTGCAGTTCGGCCAGTTGGTGTCCGAGCGGCTGGATATTCGCCAGCTCGCTTTGCCCGTGATGAGCGCCCTGCGGGACGAAGTGGAAGAGGCGGTCAATCTCATCGTCCGGGACGGAAAAGAAGCGATCTATATCGAAAAGCTCGATACGCCACACCCGGTACGGCTCTATACGAAGATCGGGCGCAGATCGCCTCTGTACGCCGGGGCCTGTTCGCGAATTATTTTGTCTTTTCTGGAAGAAAAGGAAAGAGAGCAGTATTTGCGCGAAGTGGAGCTTGCGCCGATTGGACGCGGGACGATCACGGACAGGGACGAGTTGCGCAAAGCAGTGGCGGATGCGCGGGAAAAAGGGTACACGATCAGCTATTCGGAGTTGGAAAACGATACGGTAGCGGTCGCAGCGCCCATTTTTGACCACATGGGTCGTCTGCATGCAGGCATCAGCATCGCTGGACCGCAGGAGCGGTTCACCGAGGAGCGGCTGCCAACGCTGATCGCCCATTTGACGGCTGCCGCAGAGCGCATTTCCACGGCGCTGGGCTGGAGGCGAGCGAGGCGAAGCTGA
- a CDS encoding DUF979 domain-containing protein has product MWISMEAIYVFLGLIALGGSLFTFVDKKNPRRFTSGLFYALYGISLLLGSIIPPFAMGLLVIVMVLIVGLGGLKVGSYGEASAEERRQNRQRLGNWLFVPALLIPLLTIVGSLGFKDVKIGELFVLDQKNITLVSLGLATLISLLVGMALTKSNPLTPVKESRRLLEAISWAAVLPQMLATLGTIFTSAGVGTVVSDLVAHVIPTHSLFWVVFAYCVGMALFTMIMGNAFAAFPVMTAGIAIPLLIGQFGVDANHLAAIGMFAGYCGTLMTPMAANFNIVPAALLDLKDKNHVIRVQFPTALVLLAFNIILLYLVSL; this is encoded by the coding sequence ATGTGGATTTCGATGGAAGCGATCTATGTATTTCTCGGTTTGATTGCGCTTGGCGGCAGCCTGTTTACGTTTGTGGACAAGAAAAATCCGCGCCGCTTCACCTCTGGCCTTTTTTATGCGCTCTACGGGATTTCCTTGCTGCTCGGCAGTATCATCCCGCCTTTTGCCATGGGACTTTTAGTCATTGTGATGGTGCTGATCGTCGGCTTGGGCGGCTTGAAGGTGGGAAGCTACGGCGAAGCCTCCGCTGAGGAGCGCAGGCAGAACCGCCAGCGGCTGGGCAACTGGCTGTTCGTGCCAGCGCTGTTGATTCCGCTGTTGACGATTGTCGGCAGTCTCGGCTTCAAGGACGTGAAAATCGGCGAGCTGTTCGTGCTCGACCAGAAAAACATTACGCTCGTCTCGCTGGGGCTTGCGACGTTGATCTCGCTGCTCGTCGGGATGGCGCTGACCAAAAGCAACCCGTTGACACCTGTCAAAGAATCGCGGCGCTTGCTGGAAGCGATCAGTTGGGCGGCTGTGCTGCCGCAGATGCTGGCTACGCTCGGAACGATTTTTACCAGCGCAGGTGTCGGGACGGTCGTCTCTGATCTGGTTGCGCACGTTATTCCGACGCATTCCTTGTTCTGGGTCGTCTTCGCCTACTGCGTAGGCATGGCCCTGTTCACGATGATTATGGGCAACGCGTTCGCGGCTTTCCCGGTCATGACGGCGGGCATCGCCATTCCGCTATTGATCGGCCAGTTCGGCGTCGATGCGAACCATCTGGCGGCAATCGGGATGTTCGCGGGCTACTGCGGCACGCTCATGACGCCGATGGCAGCGAACTTCAACATCGTGCCCGCCGCGCTGCTCGACTTGAAAGACAAAAACCACGTCATTCGCGTGCAGTTCCCGACAGCGCTCGTTTTGCTTGCGTTCAACATCATCCTTTTGTATCTGGTCTCGCTGTAG
- a CDS encoding DUF969 domain-containing protein produces MVLIGVAIVIIGFIVRLNPLLVVTVAGLATGLLAKQPLYEIIEQFGKAFTTNRYMAIFIATLPVIGLLERFGLREQAEALVSKIKAATAGRIINVYFFIREVAAVFGLTSIGGHAQMVRPLVAPMAEGAAEAKYGKDLPDDVRQNIRAHSAAADNIGVFFGEDVFIAIGAILLMKGFFDQNNIPSDPLQMAMWAIPTAIAAFVVHSIRLILLDRKLDRRLGQRNSKHTSTGKGE; encoded by the coding sequence ATGGTTTTGATTGGTGTTGCAATCGTGATTATCGGCTTCATCGTGCGGCTCAACCCGCTACTGGTGGTGACGGTCGCGGGGCTTGCCACCGGACTGCTCGCCAAGCAGCCGCTGTATGAGATCATCGAGCAATTTGGCAAGGCGTTTACAACGAACCGCTACATGGCGATTTTTATCGCCACCTTGCCCGTCATCGGGCTATTGGAGCGCTTTGGACTGCGCGAACAGGCAGAAGCGCTCGTCTCCAAAATCAAGGCCGCCACGGCAGGCCGCATCATTAACGTCTACTTTTTTATCCGCGAGGTCGCTGCCGTGTTTGGCCTGACCTCGATCGGCGGCCATGCGCAAATGGTGCGGCCGCTCGTCGCGCCGATGGCAGAAGGAGCGGCGGAGGCGAAGTACGGCAAAGACCTCCCCGACGACGTGCGGCAAAATATTCGCGCGCACTCTGCAGCGGCCGACAACATCGGCGTGTTTTTTGGCGAGGACGTGTTTATCGCGATTGGCGCAATTTTATTGATGAAAGGCTTTTTCGACCAGAACAACATTCCGTCCGATCCGCTGCAAATGGCGATGTGGGCCATTCCGACCGCGATTGCCGCGTTCGTCGTGCACAGCATCCGCCTGATTTTGCTCGACCGCAAGCTGGACCGACGGCTGGGACAGCGCAACAGCAAGCACACATCGACAGGCAAGGGGGAATAA
- a CDS encoding M14 family metallopeptidase yields the protein MRIDELWSTNGFFRASKGSSAPDGIVSKITVPSERTSWESAAMAELASRIGLHLTDLPLPIFEHLFIFDQLDEQALPVQGDKPRTLRIVVGYEQAWLASVLGERKAALLALHKLRDNGEKEAGILYVSEGEDESILVITGTSPQMTLLSARALVSGEYRQDAIEQAGFGHQRAILIAPKPAAPLTAEKTATNPGNNRSRTFSLHELFTTEGLYEQNDGELLPTLDVLLSMPDGSLEKTVAAVELGARLALSAGYVRTPVTRCAGEENEAGRFEIVFETKTAPAAHGESRMELFEDGKQLRIESDALHLVGFVRELLADGFAPLSAGQHFGWRQRLFALKSDSQDLSLRASLGLQTFSLRERTEIARLEVPEHLARPTEVWEQYVGGGGRAGGPVPLAVTEELPVWTAEWSDPGELAEMEDYLLAVVQKHAEHSGGAALEIEVTTTASEQTFAAWAKKLAGQCRERYGVEVWFAFRDANKSGLNWAMQEVLPQIVQLKDVHSVELRARAFRPADKHFDLVHRFLQELYPFDAILADSLSLPLERIRLQLAEDSAAPMFSVCAFAESKEVLADWSWEGWAESRPYMPDQPQRGRVLVPFAGVRVKEAQTQNELARKPFATNPYRFWQWYQEQVLPMIFRQVGGNPGVPKFSRLECHVGMDAVEKKLPHLEENSSVLEALHEDIYFYTLHAMHNHGKKVGDPEWDAPGGIVPFMHVEQGGKPWARIALYAFPTEHAITAVDASGAATVIRPFAGMPFRDAVATGLCRKETDWSVTLEGIADATLREQCQAWLGFSMAQSQAQPADQQPIAQQATTEASKGKSLWEDVFTGEDVEQWLAQHREQVPGQVVPLDFSLNGRWIWAVELFAGKAQHSFATSTAKHALYKPTFFINARHHANEVSSTNAALQMIAQLADDPSVLEAVNLVIIPLENVDGAALHAQLAQDNPCWKHHAARYNACGLEFAKYRFQSGVPFGESRIYPKVWERWAPDIVLDDHGIPSHEWIQPFSGYNSPPRFPVSYWIPSARMYTIWRALTEATPEQREAYTSLRAALTASLHQDAAVAQDNVDWLATYRRWGHDFDPQHFPIELSNGSIAYTRDSPINRNSHDLIERFPEWVTADLMTEVNDETVYGKELQACRHAHHVVHQAIADWMKNRKVTIEEIREHEADGTIRIGLIRKRPL from the coding sequence GTGAGGATAGACGAGCTGTGGAGTACGAACGGCTTTTTTCGGGCCAGCAAAGGGAGCAGCGCCCCTGACGGAATCGTCTCGAAAATCACGGTTCCGTCCGAGCGCACGAGCTGGGAATCTGCCGCGATGGCAGAGCTGGCCAGTCGGATCGGTTTGCACCTGACCGACTTGCCGCTGCCGATTTTTGAGCACTTGTTCATTTTCGACCAGCTTGATGAACAGGCTCTCCCGGTACAGGGGGACAAGCCGCGTACTTTGCGGATCGTCGTAGGGTACGAGCAGGCATGGCTTGCTTCGGTTTTGGGCGAACGCAAAGCGGCGCTACTCGCTCTGCACAAGCTGCGGGACAACGGCGAAAAAGAGGCAGGCATTCTGTATGTGAGCGAGGGCGAAGACGAGTCGATTCTCGTCATTACAGGCACATCGCCGCAAATGACGTTGCTTTCGGCACGCGCGCTCGTATCCGGGGAGTACAGGCAAGATGCAATAGAGCAGGCGGGCTTCGGCCATCAGCGCGCGATTTTGATTGCGCCAAAACCGGCGGCTCCGTTGACCGCCGAAAAGACGGCGACCAATCCAGGCAACAACCGCTCCCGGACTTTTTCGCTGCACGAACTGTTTACGACAGAAGGGCTGTACGAGCAAAACGACGGGGAGCTGCTGCCGACGCTGGACGTGTTGTTGTCCATGCCGGATGGCTCGCTGGAGAAGACGGTGGCGGCCGTGGAGCTTGGCGCGCGCCTCGCCTTGTCTGCGGGCTATGTACGCACGCCTGTGACGCGGTGTGCAGGGGAAGAAAACGAGGCGGGGCGGTTTGAGATTGTCTTCGAAACAAAAACGGCTCCGGCTGCTCATGGAGAGAGCCGTATGGAGCTTTTCGAGGACGGCAAGCAGTTGCGGATCGAGAGCGATGCTTTGCATCTGGTCGGTTTTGTGCGCGAGCTGCTCGCAGACGGATTTGCGCCGCTTTCCGCAGGACAGCATTTCGGCTGGCGCCAGCGGTTGTTCGCCTTAAAGAGCGACAGCCAAGATTTGTCGTTGCGCGCGTCTCTTGGCTTGCAAACGTTTTCGCTGCGGGAGCGCACAGAGATCGCGCGCCTGGAAGTACCGGAGCATTTGGCTCGCCCCACAGAAGTATGGGAGCAGTATGTGGGCGGCGGTGGACGAGCGGGTGGCCCCGTGCCGCTTGCGGTTACGGAAGAGCTGCCTGTCTGGACGGCGGAGTGGAGCGATCCGGGCGAATTAGCAGAGATGGAAGACTATTTGCTGGCCGTTGTGCAAAAGCATGCCGAACATTCCGGGGGAGCCGCTTTGGAGATCGAAGTGACGACCACGGCGAGCGAGCAGACGTTTGCGGCGTGGGCGAAAAAGCTGGCCGGGCAATGCAGGGAGCGCTACGGCGTCGAAGTCTGGTTCGCGTTTCGCGACGCAAACAAGTCGGGGCTGAACTGGGCCATGCAGGAGGTGTTGCCGCAAATCGTCCAGCTCAAAGACGTGCACAGCGTCGAACTGCGGGCGAGGGCGTTTCGGCCAGCGGACAAGCACTTCGACCTGGTTCACCGCTTTTTGCAGGAGCTGTATCCGTTTGATGCGATTTTGGCCGACAGCCTGTCGCTTCCGCTCGAACGCATTCGCCTGCAGCTTGCAGAAGATTCTGCCGCTCCGATGTTTTCCGTGTGTGCTTTTGCCGAGTCGAAAGAGGTGCTTGCCGACTGGAGCTGGGAAGGCTGGGCAGAGAGCAGGCCGTACATGCCGGATCAGCCGCAGCGCGGTCGTGTGCTCGTTCCGTTTGCAGGCGTCCGGGTAAAGGAAGCGCAGACGCAAAACGAGCTTGCGAGGAAACCGTTTGCAACCAATCCGTATCGCTTTTGGCAATGGTACCAGGAGCAGGTGCTGCCGATGATTTTCCGGCAGGTAGGGGGCAATCCTGGCGTGCCGAAGTTTTCCCGGCTGGAATGCCACGTCGGGATGGATGCCGTGGAGAAAAAGCTGCCGCATCTGGAGGAGAACAGCTCCGTCCTGGAAGCGTTGCACGAAGATATTTACTTTTACACGTTGCACGCCATGCACAACCACGGGAAAAAGGTCGGGGACCCGGAGTGGGACGCACCTGGCGGAATCGTGCCGTTCATGCACGTCGAACAGGGCGGCAAGCCGTGGGCGCGGATCGCTTTGTACGCCTTTCCGACGGAGCATGCGATCACGGCGGTCGACGCGAGCGGCGCGGCGACGGTCATCCGCCCGTTTGCGGGGATGCCGTTTCGGGATGCGGTAGCGACCGGGCTTTGCCGCAAAGAAACCGACTGGTCGGTTACGCTCGAAGGGATTGCGGACGCTACGCTGAGAGAGCAGTGCCAGGCATGGCTGGGCTTTTCCATGGCGCAATCACAAGCGCAGCCTGCCGACCAGCAGCCAATCGCGCAGCAGGCTACTACAGAAGCTTCCAAGGGAAAGTCGCTTTGGGAGGACGTTTTCACAGGCGAGGACGTGGAGCAGTGGCTCGCACAACACCGCGAGCAAGTGCCCGGACAGGTCGTGCCGCTCGATTTTTCGCTGAACGGCCGCTGGATTTGGGCCGTCGAGCTGTTCGCCGGAAAAGCGCAGCACAGCTTTGCGACGAGCACGGCCAAGCACGCGCTGTACAAGCCGACGTTTTTCATCAACGCAAGGCACCACGCCAACGAAGTATCGAGCACGAACGCCGCTTTGCAAATGATCGCCCAGCTTGCAGACGATCCTTCTGTCCTGGAGGCGGTCAACCTCGTCATCATCCCGCTGGAAAACGTCGACGGAGCCGCGCTGCACGCGCAGCTTGCGCAGGACAACCCGTGCTGGAAGCACCACGCCGCCCGCTACAACGCATGCGGACTGGAATTTGCCAAGTATCGGTTTCAAAGCGGCGTGCCGTTTGGCGAGAGCCGGATTTATCCGAAAGTATGGGAGCGCTGGGCGCCTGACATCGTGCTCGACGACCACGGGATTCCGTCGCACGAATGGATTCAGCCGTTCAGCGGCTACAACAGCCCGCCGCGCTTCCCGGTTTCGTACTGGATTCCGAGCGCGCGGATGTACACGATCTGGCGCGCGCTGACAGAGGCGACCCCCGAGCAGCGCGAAGCCTACACTTCGCTGCGCGCAGCCCTCACCGCTTCGCTGCACCAGGACGCGGCTGTCGCGCAGGACAACGTCGATTGGCTCGCCACATACCGCAGATGGGGCCATGACTTTGACCCGCAGCATTTTCCGATTGAGCTGTCGAACGGAAGCATTGCCTACACTCGGGACAGCCCGATTAACCGCAACTCTCATGATCTGATCGAGCGCTTCCCGGAGTGGGTGACAGCCGACCTGATGACAGAGGTCAACGACGAGACGGTGTATGGCAAAGAATTGCAAGCGTGCCGACACGCCCACCATGTGGTCCACCAGGCGATTGCCGACTGGATGAAAAATCGGAAAGTAACAATAGAGGAAATCCGGGAGCACGAGGCAGATGGCACCATTCGCATCGGCCTCATCCGCAAGCGCCCGCTTTAG
- a CDS encoding YitT family protein: protein MEAAKTGPITHKRAKKRRIVTRALAIIVGALMVAVGLEIFLVPNKIIDGGVTGLSIMMSHLTGIKLGIFLFLFNLPFLLVGYKQIGKTFAISTLFGVAVMSLGTNFLHHVPSLTDDLLLSAVFGGIIIGIGVGLVIRAGGSLDGTEIVAILLTRKSPFSVGEVVMIFNIFILGSAGFIFGWDRAMYSLIAYYIAYKMIDLTMVGLEQSRSVWIISDYPNEIGDALSARLGRGITYLRGEGGYSGDDKKVIFCVITRLEEAKLKSIVEEIDASAFLAIGHIHDVSGGRFKKKNIH from the coding sequence ATGGAAGCCGCAAAAACGGGTCCGATTACCCACAAGCGGGCCAAAAAGCGAAGAATCGTCACAAGGGCGCTTGCGATTATCGTCGGAGCGCTGATGGTTGCCGTCGGCCTGGAAATTTTTCTCGTGCCGAACAAGATCATCGACGGCGGGGTCACAGGTCTGTCGATCATGATGTCACACCTGACCGGAATCAAGCTGGGGATTTTCCTCTTTCTGTTCAACTTGCCGTTTTTGTTGGTCGGCTACAAGCAGATCGGGAAAACGTTCGCGATCTCCACGCTGTTTGGGGTAGCCGTCATGTCGCTCGGGACGAATTTTTTGCACCACGTTCCCAGCTTGACCGACGATTTGCTGCTGTCTGCCGTCTTTGGCGGCATCATTATCGGGATTGGCGTCGGACTGGTGATTCGCGCAGGCGGGTCGTTGGACGGCACCGAGATCGTCGCGATTTTGCTGACGCGCAAAAGTCCGTTTTCCGTCGGGGAAGTCGTAATGATTTTCAATATTTTCATCCTCGGCAGCGCGGGCTTCATCTTTGGCTGGGACCGGGCGATGTACTCGCTGATTGCCTACTATATCGCGTACAAAATGATCGACTTGACGATGGTCGGCCTCGAACAATCGCGCTCGGTCTGGATTATTAGCGACTATCCGAACGAAATCGGGGACGCGCTGTCTGCCAGGCTGGGACGGGGGATTACGTATTTGCGCGGAGAGGGCGGCTACTCCGGGGACGACAAAAAAGTCATTTTCTGTGTCATCACCCGGCTGGAGGAAGCCAAGCTCAAATCAATCGTGGAGGAGATCGACGCATCCGCGTTTCTCGCGATCGGCCATATTCACGACGTATCGGGAGGGCGGTTCAAGAAAAAAAATATTCATTAA
- a CDS encoding DUF4855 domain-containing protein, with the protein MAPYPSLGKSPINQLFLAYTGYSIGTDGTPHYQFWECTDFLPLLFHTDPVTGLADGGMFTDFLFLALGILNQSGEGRFLARIDKAPAGWNEWLRYMDELFLGDRNLDALCQAVRCSPLSRTNVWVALPYPNPQQFGDDAYRIEAVIEWMCLFLTRWAKKPWNDCLCLKGFYWLQESLYFQGPKHDDRQVIRAVNDAIHGCTHAGRMLRSIWIPYQQAAGWNEWAQLGFDLAFLQPNYYFNPKKSVDASAAASEAAGMGVEIEFDLGVTYDREKRERLLAYLRAGASGGTDGHGNAFGPFQYDAPLAWYTGGWFFGKNGRKQALVSLYQSGDPLYDELFSFLNGIAPP; encoded by the coding sequence ATGGCTCCCTATCCCTCGCTCGGAAAAAGCCCGATCAATCAACTGTTTCTCGCGTACACAGGCTACAGCATCGGCACGGACGGCACTCCGCACTACCAGTTTTGGGAGTGCACCGACTTTTTGCCCTTGCTCTTCCATACCGATCCGGTGACCGGATTGGCGGACGGCGGCATGTTCACCGATTTTCTGTTTTTGGCTCTCGGGATTTTGAATCAGTCGGGGGAAGGCCGCTTTTTGGCGCGCATCGACAAGGCTCCCGCTGGTTGGAACGAATGGTTGCGCTACATGGATGAGCTGTTCCTTGGCGACCGGAATCTCGACGCGCTCTGCCAGGCGGTGCGTTGCTCGCCGCTGTCGCGCACGAATGTGTGGGTGGCCCTGCCTTACCCGAATCCGCAGCAGTTTGGCGACGACGCCTACCGGATCGAGGCGGTCATCGAGTGGATGTGCCTGTTTCTTACGAGGTGGGCCAAAAAGCCGTGGAACGATTGCCTCTGCCTAAAAGGCTTCTACTGGCTACAGGAAAGCCTGTACTTCCAAGGGCCCAAGCACGACGACCGCCAAGTCATCCGGGCGGTCAACGACGCGATCCACGGCTGCACGCACGCCGGACGGATGCTTCGGAGCATCTGGATTCCGTATCAACAGGCGGCTGGCTGGAACGAGTGGGCACAGCTTGGCTTCGACCTCGCTTTTTTGCAACCGAACTACTACTTCAACCCGAAAAAAAGCGTGGATGCTTCCGCCGCCGCAAGCGAGGCAGCCGGAATGGGCGTCGAAATCGAGTTTGACCTCGGAGTCACCTACGATCGGGAAAAACGCGAGCGGCTGCTGGCGTACTTGCGGGCCGGAGCTTCCGGCGGGACAGACGGGCATGGCAATGCTTTCGGGCCTTTTCAATACGACGCGCCGCTTGCCTGGTACACGGGCGGCTGGTTTTTCGGCAAAAACGGGCGCAAGCAGGCGCTCGTCAGCTTGTACCAGTCAGGCGATCCGCTTTACGACGAGCTTTTCTCCTTTTTAAACGGAATCGCGCCGCCGTAA
- a CDS encoding SWIM zinc finger family protein yields the protein MLQRELTREQAVAAGEQVLQGMESAIIERGYSYFSDGVVFNTRVENNRILCSDVQGTQVYHVQLDLEDVQDSTCTCPYTRLCKHIAATFFQMYSVFENPRHFLSRAQQPRRVSFTPAMLIPSYRPVASDLHGNEAAPVSSPLTAASSVSDWWAFFESWTRNLLSAMESYRASSEMFSSYQNVQSVAAGWPRERAQLFHIHANLFHLQKLQQYVKSYRQSNWYPDLAQTAERLLEQLEGAIYFADRQALWADHRPALAETVTIIQKWKENDTSSLYWVYAYRMIWWSLLTDPDWIKQEVAELEQAMQTPNAPAAESEKYRLLRAHFSVMENEDALALQVWKPIRRLPLSFYLPYMKAFARNQEWQRFLFWTEALTELIGSAEAAQYRLVIAIWQEAMKQVGRSDECGAMLKNFLPSSYSEYALHLYEEKQFKQWVDLQMSYQVPLADISSVHLKEIEDADPSLLYPYYVREINRLIRERNRPAYKEAIKLLKKARATYAKAEQESDWERFVDKLSAKHNRLRAFQEELRRGNLNL from the coding sequence ATGTTGCAAAGAGAGTTGACACGGGAACAGGCAGTAGCGGCTGGAGAGCAAGTCCTGCAAGGAATGGAGAGTGCGATCATCGAGCGTGGCTATTCGTACTTTTCCGATGGGGTTGTCTTTAATACACGCGTCGAAAACAACCGCATCCTGTGCAGCGATGTGCAAGGCACCCAGGTGTACCACGTCCAACTCGACCTGGAAGATGTGCAGGACAGCACCTGTACCTGTCCGTACACCCGTCTTTGCAAGCATATCGCCGCTACTTTTTTTCAAATGTACAGCGTCTTCGAAAACCCGCGCCACTTTTTATCCAGGGCGCAGCAACCGCGTCGGGTGAGCTTCACTCCCGCCATGCTCATCCCGAGCTATCGGCCAGTGGCAAGCGATTTGCACGGGAATGAGGCCGCCCCCGTTTCCTCCCCGCTGACCGCAGCCAGCTCCGTTTCCGACTGGTGGGCGTTTTTCGAAAGCTGGACGCGCAATTTGTTATCCGCGATGGAATCGTACCGCGCTTCCTCCGAAATGTTTTCCAGCTACCAAAACGTCCAGTCCGTCGCCGCGGGATGGCCACGGGAACGGGCCCAGTTGTTTCACATCCACGCCAATTTGTTTCACCTGCAAAAGTTGCAGCAATACGTCAAGAGCTACCGCCAGTCCAACTGGTATCCGGACTTGGCGCAGACGGCGGAACGGCTGCTCGAGCAGTTGGAGGGGGCCATCTACTTTGCCGATCGCCAGGCATTGTGGGCCGACCATCGCCCGGCGCTCGCTGAAACGGTGACGATCATCCAAAAATGGAAGGAAAACGACACGTCCTCCCTCTACTGGGTCTACGCCTATCGCATGATCTGGTGGTCGCTGCTCACCGACCCGGACTGGATCAAACAAGAGGTGGCGGAGCTGGAACAAGCCATGCAGACGCCGAATGCGCCCGCAGCCGAAAGCGAAAAATACCGCCTGCTGCGCGCCCACTTTTCAGTCATGGAAAACGAGGACGCGCTCGCCCTGCAAGTCTGGAAGCCGATTCGCCGCTTGCCTTTAAGTTTTTACTTGCCCTACATGAAAGCTTTCGCCCGCAATCAGGAGTGGCAGCGCTTTCTGTTTTGGACGGAGGCGCTGACCGAGTTGATCGGGTCGGCGGAGGCCGCACAATATCGCTTGGTCATCGCCATCTGGCAAGAAGCGATGAAGCAGGTCGGCCGCTCCGACGAGTGCGGAGCCATGCTGAAAAACTTCCTGCCGAGCAGCTATTCCGAGTACGCCCTGCATTTGTACGAGGAAAAGCAGTTCAAGCAATGGGTCGATTTGCAAATGTCCTATCAGGTGCCGCTTGCCGACATCTCGTCTGTGCACCTGAAAGAAATCGAGGACGCCGATCCGTCCTTGCTGTATCCGTACTATGTGCGCGAGATCAACCGCCTGATCCGCGAGCGCAACCGCCCCGCCTACAAAGAGGCGATCAAGCTGTTGAAAAAAGCGCGGGCCACTTACGCCAAGGCCGAGCAGGAGTCCGACTGGGAGCGCTTCGTGGACAAACTGTCCGCCAAGCACAACCGCCTGCGGGCATTTCAGGAGGAGCTAAGGAGAGGAAATCTGAACCTATGA